The genomic DNA ggagtataattttggaacggagagagtactTTTTTATCCCTTTGTTGTAAGATTAAACTCAATCATGACACTCAGAGCTATAAAATTCAATCACGGCAAGAATTCATTGTTCATTTATTACATAGTACGATGCCACCAAACTTTGGGTGTTCGTTATAAACTGGTGCAGCAACCAAGTATCTCTATGCGTCTTATTCCTCTCCAGTTTACCAAGGGCTAGCTAGTTTATTGCGATCTTCGGCGCGAAATCGTCACGATCCAGCGCGGTACGTGCTTTGGTCTCAGACTCTCAGGCTTGAACTTTCAGCATACATATTAAACAAGCTCCATGGATCGTCCCCTGATGTAGTTCTCCTGTTGCTCGAATGTCCATATGCATGGTGTAGAATTCCTGGTCTTCTGCTTAATTTATCAAGGAGCTCTGATTCGTGACACAAGCTTGAAGTAGATGATGAGCTGGTAATGCAGATTTGATGTCTAGTGTGCCCACATGCATGTAGAAGATTGGGATGTTTTGTTCCGGACGAAATAATAATAGAAAGGATATAAAATATAAGTCTTATTTTCTTTGACCTTGTAAGAGTATTGATTGGCCTTGTAATGTCATACTTCTGTTCCAGTACGTCATTTTTGTTTGGTACGCTCCAGCTCTAGTTAGATCAGTGGGTCCAGACTCTGATGGTAGCACTTATTCTGTTTATTGTTTTTTTTCGCTCATTCTGTTCAGATTTGCCCTACATCACAAGTTCACAACCATGTAAAGTTGACATGTTTTTGTTATATCCTTCTTGTTCTACCAACTTTTGCATTCTTTTGTTGCAGGTTTTGATTGTACTGGAactcttttttgtttttgttttttttttgccacctACAGGTTGAGCAGGTTGAGATTCCTGCAGGTACGTGACCGATCTATACATTTATATTTTATTGTTGCATCTTTATCTAGTTTTACGGCTGGTGAACCTGCAGGCCTTTCTACGGGTTTGCTGCAAGCATTTCGCAAAGGCAATCTAGTTGAATTGAACCAAGTTGGCTAGAGCCATTGAAGTACTAGTTGATTCAGATACGGAAAAGCTTCAAAGCACACAATCTTTGTAATGTGATAGTTACGCTACTAATAATCAAAATGCTTACAAGGATATAACTAATTTGCACAGTAGAAATCCCAAGCATTTTCTTGTCGCTGTTGACTCTTGTTTCAATTGACTGACACTGAAATGAAAATACATGCACCAACCACTTTCTTAGTTTATTCTTGGTCATCCCTGCTTCAATTGACAGCTTGAACTAATGTAGCCTTATCCTTTTACCTTTGTTACATATTTCCAATCAACAGTGCAGAGACTAGACCACATATCTGaagattttttccttttttacaaTGATCTGCCATTTTGTCTTTTATGATTTATTATTCCATTATCTCATATTTTATCATTTTGTCCTTTATGATTTCTTCCACCATCTCATATCTTATCCTAACTGCTTGAACTAATGTAGccttattatttttcctttttgaagggcgccttttaaatataattaaaaatggATTCAGAAGCTACTATGAAAAAAACATTCTGGAGTGTCTGCTGCTCGATAAAACTCTTCGTCCGATCGGACTGGTACCTGCCATCCTCACTTCTAAACGACATCACAAATGATTTCTCAGATGATCTGGTAATTGGTAGAGGTGGGTTTGCAGTGGTTTATAAGGTATGATTTTGTAACTACAAACTACATACCATGTCTTGATTGAAATTGACAAGAAACTCAACTTCACATAGTTAATTGAGACAATGTCCGGGCTTGCAGGGAATGCTTAGAAATGGGACAATCGCAGTAAAAAAGCTGAATAATTCACTCGAAATGCATGAAGATAATTTCAAACAGGAAGTAACCTGTTTGGTGGGTGTAAATCACAAAAATATAGTGCGATTTTTGGGTTATTGTTCTGACACACAAGGAAAAATGTTGGACTATAAGGGGAAGCTTGTCATGGCTGATGAACGACAAAGGATGCTCTGCTTTGAATATCTACCAAAAGGGTGTCTTCATAATTATATCACCGGTAATGTTTCTTTCCATATTTCTGATCTTTGCTGAAGATTAATGTACATGTGGAAACATATGGCAAAATGAATATGAGGTTCCTTGCATTCATATTTACAAATTTCAAATATTACAGAACTACACAATTTTATTTTCTTGCCATTACAGACGCATCTTGTGTACTAGAGTGGAGGGCGCGGTATCAAATAATCAAGGGAGTTTGTGAAGGCTTGCATTATCTTCACCAAAATGATATTGTTCACTTAGATCTGAAACCTGCCAATATACTTCTAGATGATAACATGGTACCAAAAATTGCTGAGTTTGGTCTCTCAAGGTGCTTTGATGAAAACCAAACCCATGCTACGATTTTAAAAGCTTATGGAACAATGTAAGCTAACTTGGAATCTTACTAAATACACACATGTTCAATAAATGGAAGGTGTGAGTTACAATGCAATTCTATTGCACATTAATGTACACATTTTCATGCAGTGGCTATATGGCACTAGAAGCGCCTAATAGAAAAATCAGGCGCGAGCTAGACATTTATAGCCTTGGTGTAGTAATCGCAGAGATATTAACAAGGCAGAAGGGTTATCCGGCAGTTGAGAATGTAAGAACATTTCGAGACCACACCATGATGAaggtttttcaattttttttgcagaaattATTATTTAAATATATGTACTACCCAGATATACTCCCACCCCTATGATGCAGTATCATGTAATGGACATGACATAAAGCAAATTTTATGTTTTTAGGAGACAATTTTCCTACTCACATGTGTACGTCGTTACACTGTGAGTGTAAACCTGATAATCATTTGGCATTAAAATATTTATAGTATAGTGGATATAATTTTTTCTTGACACATTTCTTTTAGTATCTATGCTATAAAttattgagaaattttagagtgaatgaaaaataggaaaaattcCAAATTACTCCCTTCAAGTATAGAGAAAGCCCATATAACCCGTTAAACTCTgttttggttcaatttaccctaTATACTATGCTATTTGGTTCAAGTTACCCCATAATGCAATTTGTCATTTTTGTTactccatacacaagttgaattttaatttgatACTTTACATGGTGTGGTAGTGGACAACATCATCTATATTACAAAAATATTTAATGCATTTATCATCATTAATTTTTGTATAATTATGTACTTTAAAAGCACCGTAAAAAAACCTTCTTTTGTATCCATGAATCCTAACTGCATGTTCAATTTTTTAGGTTCTAGAAACCTGGAAGACCAGGATGGGAACATCAGCGGGCATACTGTTGGAACAAGTGAGGGTATGTACCGACATTGCCATAGATTGCATGAGTTGTGACCCAAGAAAGAGACCACATGTACAGCATATAATTGATATGCTTAGTGGGATGGAAAGTATGAATGTGTGTTGTACAGGTCGAGTGTGTTCAAAAATGCATGTAAGTTTACTATGGTATATAGCATTCTTCCACTAACCACATTTTGTTTGGGAATCACGTACGTTTTCATTTTTCACCTTTTTTGCCATCGATTTGTATGAGGTGACGAACTCATTGATTTTTTCAATATAGTCAGAAATCATGGCTAGGGAGCTACATCATACTGAGCATGAGGTACCACCAGACTCAAGATTTAAGGTGTGTTCTTCCCCAAATATGCATGTACTTTCAGAATTCATGTCCCATAACATGCATCTGGAGTGTGTTCTCAAAATGTCAGTTGCAGTGCCTATAGAGTCGTGGTATTagttaggccagtctcaatgcatAACTAATTGTGCATGTTGAGTGTCATGGGGATGAAACCTGTGTCTCAGTGTCAAAGTTTAGATGTGTTAGATGTAAGAATGGAACGGGCAGGGACACTTTGAGGACATCTCCAATAATTATATGTATTCGCTAGCTTTAAAGATTATGTGCCACTTCCACACATCTCTACAAAATCTAGTTTAAATGATCATTTCTCCAACTATCTAGTTTTATGCACCGTTCAAAGAGCTAACACGGATCCCAACACAAAGAGAAATGATTAGTGGAGATAAAGATGCTGGGCCCAAACATTGAATGGTGTGTGCTAGAGATTTTCTTTTTACTGTATTTATCAAAAGCTAgctttttttctctccctctcgcACTGTCTCCTTCACATAGGCAGAAAAGTATTTATGTAGATTCTTAGAGGTGACTTATGTGTCATTTTTTGAGACACTACTGTAGCTGATGATGGTATCTTTCAATAGGAAATCATTATTTTTTTAACACTATggattatttattatttaaatGGAGAAATGAACACCTTGTTTCATGGTTTGTTGTAATGATAACACTATATACTATATCATATGTCAGATAAAACACCTTATAGGCTACCTCAGTCTGTTGAAACTAGCAAATTAGGATTTGCAAACAATCGTTCGACATTCGGGCTGCCACAATCTTTATTGGAAAACTCCAAAAAAGCTGCAGCTAGAAGTCAAAACGAAATGGTATGCAAATCCTCTTCAAGGATCATTAGCTATATGATTCTTGTAGTTTGTTAACACTAATTTTCCGTATAAATATTTATTGCACTCCTTTCTGTTCAAGCCTATTCGATACAACATTTCAAATATAAGGTGTTATTTGGTGCGTGACATTGACTATAAACTTATATTTTTGACCCATGATTTGTCTTAAACTCCAATTTTGGTAAAGGAAAAATCACAACCATATTTAAGCCTGTAAAATCAAATTATACCATCTTAAGGCACATCCAACAATGCCAAGTTAACTTTCGAATAAGGTGACAAATCATTAGTTTGTCCTATATATGAGGCGGCGAGAATAAAATGAAGAGAGAGAACACAACTAGCAACTAGCTAGTCGGTAGATTTACTAGACATATTTCAGTGTGCATGGAGCATTTACAATCAAATGACATGTTGATCCAGACCATTTTGAAGAACGTTATGCAGCTAGAGTAATGGAGAAGTTAATTACTATACAGTTTATTGGTGACATGGATAACCCTACCGCAAGCATAATTAGAGACACTCTTATATAATAACATGTATCTTGTAAATTGGTTAAATTTACAAGGTTCGAATCTTAAAATGCATGAACTCATAAAAACAGAAATGCTGGGAGCACATTATCGCGAGAAGTATTTTGAACACCaggtttttttagataatggaataaGCATTGAACACATTAACAAATTAAGAAGCTTGCTCAAGGAACCTATCATCGATGTCGTGACATCCTCCTTCAACAAAACCATCCATTTTTTGCATAAGAATAGTGACTTTGTAAAAGAcatcaaatattctattttcTTCTCTTGATTAATGGAAAGAGTTGTTTTCTTACTTTACCATTACTGTATGTGTTAATCTCAGAATGTGGATCTACAATTCCATGTTCAATTAATGAACTTATTCTTCTATCCTTAATTTATCAGAAAACGGTCGTCCTCTACACTACGACCCTCGGAGGCATAATGAAGACATTTGAAAACTGTAATAAGGTACGCACAGCACTCCAGTTACTACGACACATCGATTTTGTTGAAAAGAATTTGTTGGACAGGTCTGATTACTTGAAAGAGCTAAGGGCGCTGGCAAATTACCAGTCGTACACATTACCAGTTCTCTCCATCAATGGCAAATATATTTGTGACGCGCCAACACTTCTGAAGCTCATTGACCAAGGGGAGCTGGCTATGTTATTCCACTGAGCTAGGCAGACAGCAGCAGGTTATCCGTACACTCGCATCTCGCTCTATGTTTGTTAGCATGCAGATATCCTGGCCCCTCCCATGAACATCCCAGTAATTTCTTGTGTCAATAAGCGTGTATTAATCTTCGTTGCCTTCGTAATCAACTGCGTGGCATTGAACATGGTTTGGTCATCACATAATGTATCATAGCAATCATGACTACTGTTTGATTCATCAGTGGAATCTAATCTACGTTGATTCTCTGAGTCCAAACTTAATATCTCTAATAAAGGAGATCAGATATATTGTATCTGCTGATGGAACTTCATTA from Panicum virgatum strain AP13 chromosome 7N, P.virgatum_v5, whole genome shotgun sequence includes the following:
- the LOC120682414 gene encoding putative receptor-like protein kinase At4g00960 isoform X2, which gives rise to MDSEATMKKTFWSVCCSIKLFVRSDWYLPSSLLNDITNDFSDDLVIGRGGFAVVYKGMLRNGTIAVKKLNNSLEMHEDNFKQEVTCLVGVNHKNIVRFLGYCSDTQGKMLDYKGKLVMADERQRMLCFEYLPKGCLHNYITDASCVLEWRARYQIIKGVCEGLHYLHQNDIVHLDLKPANILLDDNMVPKIAEFGLSRCFDENQTHATILKAYGTIGYMALEAPNRKIRRELDIYSLGVVIAEILTRQKGYPAVENVLETWKTRMGTSAGILLEQVRVCTDIAIDCMSCDPRKRPHVQHIIDMLSGMESMNVCCTGRVCSKMHSEIMARELHHTEHEVPPDSRFKKTVVLYTTTLGGIMKTFENCNKVRTALQLLRHIDFVEKNLLDRSDYLKELRALANYQSYTLPVLSINGKYICDAPTLLKLIDQGELAMLFH
- the LOC120682414 gene encoding putative receptor-like protein kinase At4g00960 isoform X1; the encoded protein is MDSEATMKKTFWSVCCSIKLFVRSDWYLPSSLLNDITNDFSDDLVIGRGGFAVVYKGMLRNGTIAVKKLNNSLEMHEDNFKQEVTCLVGVNHKNIVRFLGYCSDTQGKMLDYKGKLVMADERQRMLCFEYLPKGCLHNYITDASCVLEWRARYQIIKGVCEGLHYLHQNDIVHLDLKPANILLDDNMVPKIAEFGLSRCFDENQTHATILKAYGTIGYMALEAPNRKIRRELDIYSLGVVIAEILTRQKGYPAVENVRTFRDHTMMKVLETWKTRMGTSAGILLEQVRVCTDIAIDCMSCDPRKRPHVQHIIDMLSGMESMNVCCTGRVCSKMHSEIMARELHHTEHEVPPDSRFKKTVVLYTTTLGGIMKTFENCNKVRTALQLLRHIDFVEKNLLDRSDYLKELRALANYQSYTLPVLSINGKYICDAPTLLKLIDQGELAMLFH
- the LOC120682414 gene encoding cysteine-rich receptor-like protein kinase 7 isoform X3 → MDSEATMKKTFWSVCCSIKLFVRSDWYLPSSLLNDITNDFSDDLVIGRGGFAVVYKGMLRNGTIAVKKLNNSLEMHEDNFKQEVTCLVGVNHKNIVRFLGYCSDTQGKMLDYKGKLVMADERQRMLCFEYLPKGCLHNYITDASCVLEWRARYQIIKGVCEGLHYLHQNDIVHLDLKPANILLDDNMVPKIAEFGLSRCFDENQTHATILKAYGTIGYMALEAPNRKIRRELDIYSLGVVIAEILTRQKGYPAVENVRTFRDHTMMKVLETWKTRMGTSAGILLEQVRVCTDIAIDCMSCDPRKRPHVQHIIDMLSGMESMNVCCTGRVCSKMHSEIMARELHHTEHEVPPDSRFKKTVVLYTTTLGGIMKTFENCNKV